Genomic segment of Acidobacteriota bacterium:
GAGCTTTTCTCTGTTTAGGCTTCCTGCTGCAAAAATTACTATTCCTTCAACTTTTTTATCTTTTAACATAAATAAGATTCTCTCCAATTTTTCCCCGGGAAAATATCCAGGAGGAGGGTCATTCCTTAATTTTATCAGAATTGAGGTAAGGTTTTCAGCATAAAACTTTCTAACCGCTAAATCTTTACTGATTAGAAGCTTATCTATTATATCTGAAATTTTTTCATGATAATCAGGAAATTTCTTTAATCTTATCTCCAATTTCTCCGAATATTCATTTCTTAACATTTCACAATTTTTATCAACATCCAAGCCTTTCATTATGCTCTCGGATGAATAAATTATCGAGTTTAAGGGCTCATATTCTTCTTTGTACAGATAAGTTGTTGCTATTCCAATATACATTTTTGTCAAATTTTCAGCCCATTTTTTTTCATACTCTGCATACTCTCCGAGCATTTCTATATGATTTTCAAAACTTCCCTGAAAATGGCTCCTGTAACACATGGGCATCATAATATCCACCCATGGGGCGAAATCAATCCATCTCTGACCTATAAACCTTCCACTCTGCATAGGGTTTTTAAACACAGCAGCTGAAATTTCAACATCAGGTTTTATCTTTTTCAATGCTAATGTCGATTCCCTAACAAACCTTGTTATTACATCGGATCGATATTCATAGAAGAAATAATTTAAATCAGGATTTGCCTCTGGCAAAAAGCTTCCTTTTAAAATATATTTCGCCTTCTCTTTTCTGTTTAAATCCTTCCAATTTGAAGGCTTTGCTGTGTATTCAAGATGCCAATTTGCCTCAATCCTCGGCAAAACTGGGTCAGGCTTTAAAATCAGGTCAGGATATACATCATAAACAAAGTGATTGTATCTGAAAAAGTCATCAAGACAGTAATCACAAAAACAGTAGGTGTCAGGTGCCACATCTCCAGGATATCGAACATAATCATGATGTATTCCATCTATTTCGTAAAGAGTTAAAATTTCCTCCATCATCGGAAGAAGCCATTGATATGCATAGCCCGGTTTACGGTTTGGACACATCCACACTATTCCATAAGATCTCCCCTCTCCAAGCTTTTCTGAATCTGAATGTGTTCCACTTGGGTTTACCATTGCCCATTCAGGATGTTTCAAATAAATATATGAATCAACACTCTCTGTAAAATTACAGAACCATCCATGAACTTTTATCCCATTTTTATGAGATTCTTTTATAACTTCTTCTACTATATCAAATTCTTCCCATCCTGGAGCTATTGCTTCTTTGAATTTTTTACTATGCCAGT
This window contains:
- a CDS encoding family 10 glycosylhydrolase; this encodes MKKKLIFSLLFFITIYSINLFSEETVNLALWAHPPDIGKDLNSVKEFVSKCKKANVNLIILLVKDTSGKIYWHSKKFKEAIAPGWEEFDIVEEVIKESHKNGIKVHGWFCNFTESVDSYIYLKHPEWAMVNPSGTHSDSEKLGEGRSYGIVWMCPNRKPGYAYQWLLPMMEEILTLYEIDGIHHDYVRYPGDVAPDTYCFCDYCLDDFFRYNHFVYDVYPDLILKPDPVLPRIEANWHLEYTAKPSNWKDLNRKEKAKYILKGSFLPEANPDLNYFFYEYRSDVITRFVRESTLALKKIKPDVEISAAVFKNPMQSGRFIGQRWIDFAPWVDIMMPMCYRSHFQGSFENHIEMLGEYAEYEKKWAENLTKMYIGIATTYLYKEEYEPLNSIIYSSESIMKGLDVDKNCEMLRNEYSEKLEIRLKKFPDYHEKISDIIDKLLISKDLAVRKFYAENLTSILIKLRNDPPPGYFPGEKLERILFMLKDKKVEGIVIFAAGSLNREKLWQTLEKSVSK